The following proteins come from a genomic window of Micromonospora zamorensis:
- a CDS encoding GNAT family N-acetyltransferase, with amino-acid sequence MFDPTPSTREAFRLPGVDRLRRLPGMRCLVEDLATFAVTADAWLRRESVLHNVLLTLVADRLSGDVPLSGDERFARVVDGGETVGAAVHTPPRGPLLGALPPAAARALADHFVRAAPSLVEVHGPVPAVAEFAQRYAECASLMAVRSTAQRIFALDAVRLPTGVPGHARPATAADRDLLVTWAVAFAAETSPGRRPVDLSGQVDARLRHGLLWLWEWAGRPVSTAWLSRPVADVVRVSGVFTPPGERGRGFASGCVAHVSRYALDAGATTCTLYTDLANPTSNRIYQALGYRRVAEAAQWRFAPPSEVLIKRFASETDPGLTQTS; translated from the coding sequence ATGTTTGATCCAACTCCGTCCACCCGCGAGGCATTCCGGTTGCCCGGTGTCGATCGGCTGCGCAGACTGCCGGGCATGCGCTGTCTCGTCGAGGACCTCGCGACCTTCGCCGTCACGGCGGATGCCTGGTTGCGCCGCGAGTCCGTCCTGCACAACGTACTGCTCACGCTCGTCGCTGACCGGCTCTCCGGTGACGTGCCACTCTCCGGTGACGAGCGGTTCGCGCGGGTGGTCGACGGCGGTGAGACGGTGGGCGCGGCGGTGCACACCCCGCCGCGCGGGCCGCTGCTGGGTGCGCTGCCGCCGGCCGCCGCGCGAGCGCTGGCCGACCATTTCGTCCGGGCGGCGCCGTCGCTGGTCGAGGTGCACGGCCCGGTTCCGGCCGTGGCGGAGTTCGCGCAGCGCTACGCCGAATGCGCCAGCCTGATGGCCGTACGCAGCACCGCGCAGCGGATCTTTGCACTGGACGCGGTCCGGCTGCCGACCGGCGTGCCCGGACATGCCCGACCGGCGACCGCGGCGGACCGCGACCTGCTGGTGACCTGGGCGGTCGCGTTCGCCGCGGAGACCTCACCCGGCCGTCGACCCGTGGACCTGTCCGGGCAGGTGGACGCCCGGCTGCGGCACGGCCTGCTCTGGCTCTGGGAGTGGGCCGGCAGGCCGGTCTCGACGGCCTGGTTGAGTCGACCGGTCGCCGACGTGGTCCGGGTCAGCGGGGTCTTCACGCCACCAGGGGAACGAGGGCGCGGCTTCGCCAGTGGCTGCGTCGCGCACGTCAGCCGGTACGCGCTCGACGCCGGCGCGACGACCTGCACCCTCTACACCGATCTGGCGAACCCGACCAGCAACCGCATCTACCAGGCACTCGGCTACCGCCGCGTGGCGGAAGCAGCCCAGTGGCGCTTCGCGCCGCCCTCAGAGGTGTTGATCAAGAGGTTTGCGTCGGAAACCGACCCCGGGTTGACGCAAACCTCTTGA
- a CDS encoding NADPH-dependent F420 reductase: MTTVGLIGSGNIGGTLARLAVDAGYDVVLSNSRGPETLKDLVDELGEHASAGTAQDAAQVGDLVVVTVPLKAYRAVPVEPLAGKVVIDTNNYYPQRDGAFPELDSGETTSSELLQRHLPDSRVVKVFNNIYYKGLAELPRPSGAADRSAIAIAGDDAAAKAEVTAFLDRIGYDAVDVGPLAEGWRYQPDTPAYGVLYSATPTDWEHPAPGDAEKLRAALAAATR; the protein is encoded by the coding sequence ATGACAACTGTGGGACTGATCGGCAGTGGCAACATCGGCGGCACCCTGGCCCGGCTGGCGGTGGACGCCGGCTACGACGTGGTGCTGAGCAACTCGCGGGGCCCGGAGACGCTGAAGGACCTCGTCGACGAGCTGGGCGAGCACGCCAGCGCCGGCACGGCACAGGACGCGGCTCAGGTCGGCGACCTGGTGGTGGTCACCGTGCCGCTGAAGGCGTACCGCGCCGTGCCCGTCGAGCCGCTGGCCGGCAAGGTCGTCATCGACACCAACAACTACTACCCGCAGCGCGACGGGGCCTTCCCGGAGCTGGACTCGGGCGAGACCACCAGCAGCGAACTGCTCCAGCGGCACCTGCCGGACTCGCGGGTCGTCAAGGTCTTCAACAACATCTACTACAAGGGCCTGGCCGAGCTTCCCCGCCCGTCCGGTGCGGCCGACCGCAGCGCCATCGCCATCGCCGGCGACGACGCCGCCGCGAAGGCCGAGGTGACCGCCTTCCTGGACCGGATCGGCTACGACGCCGTGGACGTGGGCCCGTTGGCCGAGGGGTGGCGCTACCAGCCGGACACCCCGGCGTACGGCGTGCTCTACTCCGCCACGCCGACCGACTGGGAGCACCCGGCACCGGGTGACGCCGAGAAGCTGCGCGCCGCCCTGGCCGCCGCGACCCGCTGA